One stretch of Pelmatolapia mariae isolate MD_Pm_ZW linkage group LG3_W, Pm_UMD_F_2, whole genome shotgun sequence DNA includes these proteins:
- the LOC134624143 gene encoding E3 ubiquitin-protein ligase TRIM21-like — translation MSAASNLRSEDQFLCSICLDVFTDPVSTSCGHNFCKTCISQHWDTDGRQKCPMCNRVFKRRPELDINTLFSEMVAQFRREAQQKASSSSSEQQAAKPGEVPCDVCTGTRLKALKSCLVCQTSYCQTHLEPHLTVKRLKRHQLIDAVENLEDRMCMKHNKPLELFCKTDQTCVCVLCSVLDHKNHEFVPLREEYEGKKAELEKTEAEIQQMILKRRLKIQEITESVKMSKDAADRQKAEGVQVFTALMESVERRLKELMKEIEDKQETTEKQAEGLIKDLEQEISELMERSSEVEQLSRSEDHLHLLQSFSSLKAAPPSKDWTEVRVHLPSYEGTVGRAVAQLEETVWKPMKKKLFEAELQRVQQHEVDVTLDPDTANPWLILSDDGKQVYCGDVRKKLPNNPERFSLCVNVLGEQSFSSGRFYFEVQVKGKTDWDLGVATESINRKGKITLSPQDGFWTVWLRNGNEYIACDSPPVPLCLHPGPEKVGVFVDYEEGLVSFYDVGAAALIYSFTGCSFTHRLHPYFSPCFNYGGKNSAPLIICPVNQTESIND, via the coding sequence ATGTCTGCTGCCAGCAATCTGCGATCTGAAGATCAGTTTCTGTGCTCCATCTGTCTGGATGTGTTCACTGATCCAGTCTCTACATCATGTGGACACAACTTCTGCAAAACCTGCATCAGTCAGCACTGGGACACTGATGGCAGACAGAAGTGTCCTATGTGTAACAGAGTGTTCAAGAGACGACCTGAACTAGACATCAACACTTTGTTCTCTGAGATGGTTGCTCAGTTCAGACGTGAAGctcagcagaaagccagcagcagcagctcagagcaacAAGCTGCCAAACCAGGAGAAGTTCCCTGTGACGTCTGCACTGGAACCAGACTGAAGGCCCTGAAGTCCTGCCTGGTGTGTCAGACCTCCTACTGTCAGACTCACCTGGAGCCTCATCTGACAGTGAAACGTctgaaaagacatcagctgattgATGCTGTGGAGAACCTGGAAGACAGGATGTGTATGAAGCACAATAAACCTCTAGAGCTGTTCTGTAAGACCGACCAGACATGTGTCTGCgtgctctgctctgttttagACCACAAGAACCACGAGTTTGTTCCTCTGAGAGAAGAATATGAAGGAAAGaaggcagagctggagaagacAGAGGCTGAGATTCAGCAGATGATCCTGAAGAGACGACTGAAGATTCAGGAGATCACAGAGTCGGTGAAGATGAGTAAAgatgctgcagacagacagaaagcagaaggtgTTCAGGTCTTCACTGCTCTGATGGAGTCTGTTGAGAGACGCCTGAAGGAGCTCATGAAGGAGAtcgaagacaaacaggaaactacagagaaacaggctgaaggtctcatcaaagatctggaacaggaaatctctgagctgatggagagaagctctgaggtggagcagctctcacgctctgaagaccacctccacctcctccaaagcTTCTCCTCCCTGAAAGCTGCTCCACCCAGCAAGGACTGgacagaggtcagagttcatcTACCATCATATGAGGGGACTGTGGGGAGAGCTGTGGCTCAGCTGGAGGAGACAGTCTGGAAACccatgaagaagaagctgtttgaGGCTGAGCTGCAGAGGGTGCAGCAGCATGAGGTGGATGTGACTCTGGATCCTGATACAGCAAATCCCTGGCTCATCCTGTCTGATGATGGAAAACAAGTGTACTGTGGTGATGTGAGGAAGAAACTTCCAAACAACCCAGAgagattttctctgtgtgttaatGTTTTAGGAGAGCAGAGTTTCTCTTCAGGCAGATTTTACTTTGAGGTTCAGGTTAAAGGAAAGACTGACTGGGATTTAGGAGTGGCCACAGAGTCGATCAACAGGAAGGGAAAAATCACACTGAGTCCTCAGGATGGTTTCTGGACTGTGTGGCTGAGAAATGGAAATGAGTACATAGCTTGTGATTCCCCTCCAGTCCCCCTCTGTCTTCATCCTGGTCCTGAGAAGGTGGGGGTGTTTGTGGATTATGAGGAGGGTCTGGTCTCCTTTTATGATGTaggtgctgcagctctgatctaCTCCTTTACTGGCTGCTCCTTCACTCACAGACTCCACCCATACTTCAGTCCATGTTTTAATTATGGTGGTAAAAACTCTGCACCTCTGATCATCTGTCCTGTCAATCAAACTGAGTCGATCAACGACTGA